In Funiculus sociatus GB2-C1, one DNA window encodes the following:
- a CDS encoding ATP-binding cassette domain-containing protein, which produces MIRKPGKPTIVSTSPFIVLNNKGQIKRFELEENQHFLGRDPERADLVLPDDWGVISGCHAVLRKEGDDYRIHDGDGYKRSTNGLFFNHTRITPTEGHRLENATEIHIGQNPQNLIQLRYFNPSSSQTATQPLLRSISLKNQSVELGREPSGNAVLQLDAPIVSRRHATIDADAQGRYILQDHSQNGVFVNGQKVTGSAVLQPGAMIRIGPFTLVLRADDLMILDQGDKIRLDAENLVIKGRLDDISLAIEPRQFVALVGGSGTGKSTLLKALLGIEETASGAVYLNGDNLQKDFNIYRTQIGYVPQDDILHRDLTVAEVLSYAASLRLPPDTDVEQVVEKTLKDIEMSHWRDALIKNLSGGQRKRVSIGVELLADPKLFFLDEPTSGLDPGLDKKMMQLLRKLALEGRTIILVTHATANIKICDRIIFLGRGGRLCYFGSPNDALKFFGITTGDFADIYTQLEKETDADTEAIVKQIAANFHKSPDYQNYIGNYIGGGTQVLQQNDETPKKVNISPFKQLAILSDRYFKLVRRDRIYLGLSLLTAPIGIALIPLAIQGKNPLVLGSESDPSLAPLALRVLFVFTCAAIWVGLSSSLQEIVKEAAIYMRERLVNLGLIPYVGSKILILSGLALLQSLLMSLVILIFFKSPSPELIPWAVGLATTTFLTLFTSMSLGLLVSAIVKNSSQANSALPLLLLPQIIFSGVLFKMEGIASKLSWLMLSPWSVGAYGSLVNINAMIPDPIYLPNGTLAPMPFEKTPIYAATWDNLGLNWGILLLHALVYLIITWWLQKRKDIF; this is translated from the coding sequence ATGATCCGCAAACCCGGCAAGCCAACCATTGTCAGCACAAGTCCCTTCATCGTTCTAAATAATAAAGGGCAGATCAAACGCTTTGAACTGGAAGAAAATCAACATTTTTTGGGCCGCGACCCAGAACGAGCCGATTTGGTGCTTCCTGATGACTGGGGAGTAATCTCTGGTTGTCACGCTGTGTTACGCAAGGAAGGGGATGACTACCGCATCCATGACGGGGATGGTTACAAGCGCAGTACCAATGGGCTATTTTTCAATCACACGCGGATAACGCCAACTGAAGGACATCGCCTGGAAAACGCCACTGAAATTCATATTGGACAGAATCCCCAAAACTTAATTCAGTTGCGATATTTTAATCCTTCCAGTTCTCAGACAGCAACGCAACCCCTGCTGCGTTCTATCTCCCTAAAAAATCAGTCGGTGGAACTAGGTCGCGAGCCCTCCGGTAATGCCGTTTTGCAATTGGATGCGCCGATAGTTTCTCGTCGCCACGCCACCATTGATGCTGATGCTCAGGGGCGCTACATTTTGCAAGATCATAGTCAAAATGGTGTGTTTGTAAATGGGCAAAAAGTGACAGGTTCGGCAGTGCTACAACCGGGTGCCATGATTCGGATTGGGCCATTTACCCTGGTGTTGCGCGCTGATGATTTGATGATACTCGACCAAGGCGATAAAATTCGCCTTGATGCTGAGAATCTGGTAATAAAAGGGCGGCTGGATGACATTTCTCTGGCAATTGAACCGCGACAATTTGTGGCTTTGGTGGGGGGAAGTGGGACTGGGAAATCTACGTTGCTGAAGGCGCTATTGGGGATTGAGGAGACGGCTAGCGGCGCGGTTTATCTGAATGGGGACAATTTGCAAAAGGACTTTAATATTTATCGCACCCAAATTGGGTATGTGCCTCAAGATGATATTTTGCACCGGGATTTAACGGTGGCGGAAGTGCTTTCTTATGCAGCATCGTTGCGATTACCGCCAGATACGGATGTGGAACAGGTGGTAGAAAAAACGCTTAAAGATATTGAAATGTCTCATTGGCGGGATGCGCTAATAAAAAACCTCAGTGGTGGTCAGCGGAAGCGAGTCAGTATTGGGGTGGAACTTTTAGCTGATCCGAAATTGTTTTTCTTGGATGAACCGACATCTGGACTTGACCCCGGTTTGGATAAGAAGATGATGCAGCTGTTGCGGAAATTGGCTTTGGAGGGACGCACGATTATTTTAGTTACTCATGCAACGGCGAATATTAAAATATGCGATCGCATTATCTTTCTCGGTCGCGGCGGACGGCTTTGTTACTTTGGTTCTCCTAATGACGCACTGAAATTTTTTGGGATTACAACTGGCGATTTTGCCGATATTTACACTCAGTTGGAGAAGGAAACGGACGCAGATACAGAGGCGATTGTCAAGCAAATTGCTGCAAATTTTCATAAATCTCCTGATTATCAAAATTATATCGGCAATTACATCGGTGGTGGAACTCAGGTATTACAACAAAACGATGAAACGCCGAAGAAGGTTAATATTTCTCCTTTTAAGCAGCTGGCTATATTAAGCGATCGCTATTTTAAGCTGGTCAGACGCGATCGCATTTATTTAGGATTATCCCTTTTAACTGCTCCCATCGGTATTGCCTTGATTCCTTTGGCAATTCAAGGTAAAAATCCCCTCGTTTTAGGTAGTGAATCCGACCCAAGTCTCGCACCTTTAGCATTGCGAGTATTATTTGTCTTTACCTGTGCCGCTATTTGGGTTGGGCTTTCCAGTTCCTTACAAGAAATTGTGAAAGAAGCGGCTATTTATATGAGAGAAAGATTGGTAAATTTAGGATTAATTCCCTATGTCGGTTCTAAAATATTGATACTTTCGGGGCTTGCTTTGCTCCAAAGTTTGTTAATGTCACTGGTAATTTTAATATTTTTTAAATCTCCCAGTCCTGAGTTAATTCCGTGGGCTGTCGGACTTGCAACTACTACTTTTCTTACTCTTTTCACTAGCATGAGTTTGGGTTTACTTGTCTCAGCTATTGTAAAAAACAGCAGTCAAGCTAATAGTGCTTTACCTCTACTTTTATTACCTCAAATTATATTTTCCGGTGTCTTATTTAAGATGGAAGGCATCGCCAGCAAATTATCATGGCTAATGTTAAGCCCTTGGTCTGTTGGCGCTTATGGTTCTTTGGTAAATATTAATGCTATGATTCCCGACCCAATTTATTTACCTAATGGTACGCTGGCTCCAATGCCGTTTGAAAAAACACCAATTTACGCTGCAACGTGGGATAATTTGGGTTTAAATTGGGGTATATTGTTGCTGCACGCTTTAGTTTACTTAATAATAACTTGGTGGTTACAGAAGCGAAAAGATATTTTTTAA